The uncultured Hyphomonas sp. genome includes a region encoding these proteins:
- a CDS encoding 3-keto-5-aminohexanoate cleavage protein codes for MDHRLIGVAPNGARRTHTDHPALPISPEEMAQTASEIVSAGAGLLHLHVRDDSAGHSLDPVRYQESMSAVKDAVGDHLVIQITTEACGIYDRDVQIRTVETLKPEACSVALRELCPADDPSSVDLYARFLADCHQEGVWVQHILYDVADLDRFRQYRSDGIIPEPRPFILLVVGRYTLHPEHWQPEFLKLMNALHAPETSIPDWAVCGFGTAQIAILTAAAALGGHVRVGFENGLHRPDGVLARNNAELAHLCRASLESLSLAPMSAAGARTLLRV; via the coding sequence ATGGACCACCGCCTGATCGGCGTCGCCCCGAATGGAGCTCGCCGCACACATACAGACCACCCCGCTCTTCCGATATCGCCTGAGGAAATGGCTCAGACGGCCAGCGAAATCGTTTCCGCTGGCGCGGGCCTCCTTCACTTGCATGTCCGAGACGACTCGGCAGGCCATAGCCTTGATCCTGTCCGGTATCAGGAATCCATGTCCGCCGTAAAAGACGCTGTGGGTGATCATCTGGTGATCCAAATCACGACGGAGGCGTGCGGCATCTACGACCGCGATGTACAAATCCGGACCGTCGAGACCCTGAAGCCCGAAGCTTGCTCGGTTGCCCTGAGAGAGCTTTGTCCGGCAGATGATCCGTCCAGTGTGGATTTGTACGCCCGCTTCCTCGCGGACTGCCATCAAGAAGGTGTCTGGGTTCAGCATATTTTGTACGACGTCGCTGACCTGGATCGCTTCCGTCAGTATCGGTCAGACGGGATCATACCGGAGCCTCGCCCCTTCATCCTGCTGGTCGTTGGCCGGTACACGCTTCACCCAGAACATTGGCAGCCGGAATTCCTGAAGTTGATGAACGCGCTTCACGCACCGGAGACGTCGATTCCAGACTGGGCCGTCTGCGGCTTCGGAACCGCCCAGATCGCCATTCTCACGGCAGCAGCAGCCCTTGGCGGTCATGTACGGGTAGGCTTTGAAAACGGGCTGCACCGGCCTGACGGCGTTCTTGCCAGAAACAATGCCGAACTGGCGCACCTCTGCAGGGCATCGCTGGAAAGCCTGAGCCTGGCCCCTATGAGCGCCGCCGGCGCGCGTACCCTGCTGCGGGTCTGA
- a CDS encoding aspartate aminotransferase family protein: MTSIFHRSPTSSLPTAIGGQGVWLESSDGRRYLDASGGAAVSALGHGHPKVIEAICEQASKMAYAHTAFFTNEPSEKLAEFLAVRAPMDAPKVLFCSGGSEATETSLKLARAYHVSRGEPSRSVFIARNQSYHGATLGALSVSGNPGRRAPYLDILGPCRFIQPCYAYRHQFADETPEAYGKRAADSLEAEILTAGPENVAAFIAEPVVGATLGAVAAAPGYFTRISEICKKYGVLFIADEVMCGMGRTGTLFAVEQESVQPDIITMAKGLGGGYQPIGAVVTSGEIYDAIVSGPGYFEHGHTYIGHATACAAALAVQQTIEDEGLLAHVRSLHPVLVDLLRQALEPTGMIGDIRGRGFLIGVELVRDPVTKSPFAPEMKVSKTVKKAAMAEGLMVYPNSGCVDGRNGDHILIAPPYISQTSDLEQIADRLSRALASVLTETE, translated from the coding sequence ATGACCTCAATTTTTCATCGATCTCCAACCTCATCCTTGCCAACAGCAATTGGCGGACAGGGTGTCTGGCTGGAATCGTCTGACGGCCGACGCTACCTGGACGCGTCAGGTGGCGCTGCCGTCTCGGCACTGGGCCACGGCCATCCAAAAGTCATTGAAGCGATTTGTGAGCAGGCATCGAAGATGGCCTATGCGCACACGGCTTTCTTCACCAACGAACCGAGCGAAAAGCTGGCCGAGTTTCTCGCCGTTCGTGCCCCTATGGACGCACCGAAGGTGCTCTTCTGCTCGGGCGGATCTGAAGCGACCGAAACATCACTCAAGCTTGCGCGGGCCTATCACGTTTCGCGGGGCGAACCTTCCAGGTCCGTGTTTATTGCCCGGAACCAAAGCTATCACGGAGCGACACTGGGTGCGCTGTCTGTCAGCGGAAATCCAGGCCGCCGGGCGCCTTATCTCGACATTCTCGGTCCGTGCCGGTTCATTCAGCCCTGCTACGCCTATCGCCATCAGTTTGCAGATGAAACGCCGGAAGCCTACGGGAAGCGGGCAGCGGATTCACTGGAGGCCGAAATTCTCACTGCCGGTCCCGAGAATGTTGCGGCCTTCATTGCGGAGCCCGTTGTTGGCGCCACGCTCGGGGCAGTCGCAGCGGCTCCCGGCTACTTCACCCGCATCTCCGAGATCTGCAAAAAGTACGGCGTCCTGTTCATCGCCGACGAGGTCATGTGCGGCATGGGTCGCACCGGCACGTTGTTTGCCGTGGAGCAGGAAAGCGTTCAGCCTGATATCATCACGATGGCGAAAGGGCTGGGCGGCGGATACCAGCCAATTGGCGCCGTGGTCACCTCTGGTGAAATCTACGATGCCATCGTGTCCGGTCCGGGGTATTTCGAACACGGGCACACCTATATCGGCCACGCCACGGCCTGCGCGGCCGCGCTGGCTGTCCAGCAGACAATCGAGGATGAAGGCCTTCTCGCGCATGTGAGATCGCTCCATCCGGTTCTTGTCGACCTCCTCCGGCAGGCGCTGGAGCCGACCGGCATGATTGGTGACATTCGCGGACGCGGCTTCCTGATCGGTGTGGAACTCGTGAGGGACCCTGTCACCAAATCGCCGTTCGCCCCTGAAATGAAAGTCTCGAAGACCGTCAAGAAAGCCGCCATGGCAGAAGGCCTCATGGTCTACCCGAATTCCGGATGCGTAGACGGCCGCAACGGCGATCATATCCTGATTGCACCGCCTTACATCTCCCAGACTTCAGACCTCGAACAAATTGCCGACCGCCTGTCACGCGCCCTGGCCTCTGTTCTGACGGAAACCGAATAA